In Butyricicoccus intestinisimiae, the DNA window AATGATCTGGCGGTTTTGCAGACGGCGGGACTGGCGATTGCCGTGGACAACGCCTCGGAAGAAATCAAGCAGGTGTGCCATGCGGTTGTCGCGGACAACGAACATAACGGTGTAAAAGAGGCCATTGAAAATTGGCTGTGTAAAACGAGAAATAAACCGCTGCTGGCATATCAGCCGGTATGAGCATCGTCGGATAAAAGCGCCTGCATATCCTCCGGAATCGGGGCAGTGAATACCATAGGCTGCTTGGTGATTGGATGGAGAAAGGACAGCTTGTACGAGTGCAGCGCCTGCCGTGCAATGCGGCTGTAGTCGGGATGATATAAAAAATCTCCGGGCAGCGGATGGCCGATGTGCTTCATGTGCACGCGGATTTGATGGGTGCGTCCGGTTTCCAGCCGGACGGCGGCAAGAGAAAATCCGTTGCAGACAGCCAATCGCTCGAAATGCGTGACGGCAGGCTCGCCGCGCACGTCATCTACGATGCGTTCGATGGTGCTGTCGTGCGCGCGCGCAATCGGCGCACGAATGCAGCCCGCCTCCGGCAGGGTACCGGTGCAGATGGCGCGGTATTCGCGGTGAATTTCCCGATTGCGCATTTGTTCCGCCAAAATACAGGCGGACAACTCATGCAGAGAAAACAACACAAGACCTGAGGTATCCCGATCCAGTCTGCCGACGGAACGGGCGGTAAACGATTCGCCGCGCTGCCGATAGTAATAGGCGAGGGCGTTGGATAGTGTGTCATCGTAGTGCCCGTGA includes these proteins:
- a CDS encoding RluA family pseudouridine synthase, whose product is MIRNNIQYQIPPEFDGCTADRFLRAQGFSRHLLIQTKYQENGLLLDGISIRSNQKLHAGQILRAAIPHIEPNENLVPVDLPFSIVYEDSDLIVLNKPAGMPVHPSHGHYDDTLSNALAYYYRQRGESFTARSVGRLDRDTSGLVLFSLHELSACILAEQMRNREIHREYRAICTGTLPEAGCIRAPIARAHDSTIERIVDDVRGEPAVTHFERLAVCNGFSLAAVRLETGRTHQIRVHMKHIGHPLPGDFLYHPDYSRIARQALHSYKLSFLHPITKQPMVFTAPIPEDMQALLSDDAHTG